One segment of Variovorax sp. PAMC28562 DNA contains the following:
- a CDS encoding strictosidine synthase, translating to MFDTIRQFSDRVLGRGDAAITVPVMDGALKPNRALDDAEVVATLPDIDDLATDGRAFFASAGPVLYVLEAGRMVEVQRFDANITALAVRSANLLAVALAGKRIVLLSVARKGATSLTEIAVLDRLGDVPLNSVNALSFEADDSVLFTDGSTRHDPDDWCRDLMEKGQTGRVGRWHVGTEGGSGSAELLASRLQHAYGVLPQGRAASVLYSESWRHRVAQAGAQAVLADLPGYPSRMAPAARGGFWLTCFVCRTQLVEFVLREDAYRTRMLESVDPRYWVAPSLRSGTSYLEPLQGAGVKQMGVLKPWAPPRSYGLVLHVDAQGHTTESLHSQVDGQHHGITAVVEFGGALYAASRGSGRLLRVPLTGPGAMQ from the coding sequence ATGTTCGACACCATCCGTCAATTCAGCGATCGCGTGCTGGGCCGCGGCGACGCCGCCATCACCGTGCCGGTCATGGACGGCGCGCTCAAGCCCAATCGGGCGCTCGACGATGCCGAGGTGGTCGCGACGCTGCCCGACATCGATGACCTTGCCACTGACGGCCGCGCTTTTTTTGCGAGCGCCGGCCCAGTGCTGTACGTGCTCGAAGCCGGTCGCATGGTCGAGGTGCAGCGCTTCGATGCGAACATCACCGCACTTGCCGTACGGTCCGCGAATCTGCTGGCCGTGGCGCTGGCCGGAAAGCGGATTGTGTTGCTTTCGGTCGCCCGCAAAGGAGCGACAAGCCTGACCGAGATCGCGGTGCTCGATCGTCTCGGCGATGTGCCGTTGAACAGTGTGAATGCGCTCTCGTTCGAAGCCGACGACAGCGTTCTCTTCACCGATGGATCGACCCGGCACGACCCGGACGACTGGTGCCGCGACCTGATGGAAAAAGGCCAAACCGGCCGCGTCGGACGCTGGCACGTCGGCACGGAGGGCGGATCAGGCAGCGCCGAACTCCTGGCAAGCCGGCTGCAACATGCGTACGGCGTGTTGCCGCAAGGGCGCGCGGCCAGCGTGCTCTACAGCGAGAGCTGGCGGCACCGCGTCGCGCAAGCCGGGGCGCAGGCCGTGCTCGCCGACCTGCCTGGCTACCCCTCGCGCATGGCGCCTGCCGCACGCGGCGGCTTCTGGCTGACGTGCTTCGTCTGCCGCACGCAGCTCGTCGAGTTCGTGCTGCGTGAAGACGCCTACCGCACGCGCATGCTCGAAAGCGTCGACCCGCGCTACTGGGTCGCGCCGTCGCTGCGATCCGGCACCAGTTACCTGGAGCCGTTGCAGGGCGCCGGCGTCAAGCAGATGGGCGTGCTCAAGCCGTGGGCGCCGCCGCGCTCTTACGGGCTGGTGCTGCACGTCGATGCACAGGGGCACACCACAGAGTCGCTGCACAGCCAGGTCGACGGCCAGCACCACGGCATCACCGCAGTCGTCGAGTTCGGCGGTGCGCTGTACGCTGCATCGAGAGGCAGCGGGCGATTGCTGCGCGTGCCGTTGACCGGCCCAGGAGCGATGCAATGA
- a CDS encoding sugar ABC transporter substrate-binding protein, giving the protein MHLGQKIATVACLTLGLAAAQTALAQGKGLDEPFRDGYKKSLDGKTVGFIPVAMGFDLAQGWYNGLKKELEPSGMKVVARDPNWNTNSGAQAFTALIAEKPAVIVIHNPDVATYAKLIAKAESEGIYVVQINMRSVQPSTVFVGADWVDVGERNAESVVAACKGKSNKIAIVQGAPTAATSAYTLKGVENVLAKNPQIKVVSNQAADWDAAKAKALTQTVLKQNPDLCGIIGFWDGMDIGTAAAVKEAGLTGKVFLATSGGGEQKGACDQVKSGAFDSDISYDVPTQASNMAAMIKWLVQNGIKPGSAKQNIYTTLVPITKDNASAEGTCWKLTASK; this is encoded by the coding sequence ATGCATCTCGGACAAAAAATCGCGACTGTCGCTTGCCTGACCCTCGGCCTCGCCGCCGCGCAAACCGCGCTGGCGCAGGGCAAGGGGCTGGACGAGCCGTTCCGTGACGGCTACAAGAAATCGCTTGATGGCAAGACCGTCGGCTTCATCCCGGTGGCGATGGGCTTCGACCTGGCGCAGGGCTGGTACAACGGACTGAAGAAGGAGCTCGAGCCTTCCGGCATGAAGGTCGTCGCGCGCGACCCCAACTGGAACACCAACTCCGGCGCGCAGGCTTTCACCGCGCTCATCGCCGAGAAGCCGGCCGTTATCGTCATCCATAACCCCGACGTCGCGACCTACGCCAAACTGATCGCCAAGGCCGAGAGCGAAGGCATCTACGTGGTGCAGATCAACATGCGCTCGGTGCAGCCGTCGACCGTGTTCGTGGGTGCCGACTGGGTCGATGTCGGCGAGCGCAATGCCGAGTCCGTCGTGGCCGCTTGCAAGGGCAAGTCGAACAAGATCGCCATCGTGCAGGGCGCGCCGACAGCAGCCACCAGCGCCTACACGCTGAAGGGCGTGGAGAACGTGCTTGCCAAGAATCCGCAGATCAAGGTCGTCTCGAACCAGGCGGCCGACTGGGACGCCGCCAAGGCCAAGGCGCTCACGCAGACCGTGCTGAAGCAAAACCCCGACCTGTGCGGCATCATCGGATTTTGGGACGGCATGGACATCGGCACTGCTGCCGCGGTCAAGGAAGCGGGTCTCACCGGCAAGGTGTTCCTCGCGACGTCGGGCGGTGGTGAGCAGAAGGGCGCCTGCGACCAGGTGAAGTCGGGCGCTTTCGATTCCGACATCAGCTACGACGTGCCGACCCAGGCCAGCAACATGGCCGCGATGATCAAGTGGCTGGTGCAGAACGGCATCAAGCCCGGCTCCGCCAAACAGAACATCTACACCACGCTGGTGCCCATCACCAAGGACAACGCGAGTGCCGAAGGCACCTGCTGGAAACTGACTGCGAGCAAGTAA
- a CDS encoding ABC transporter permease — MNETLTRLRYRYWPDHWVGEILSKRWTETAIPVLLLIVVVIASGRLIGNFYTPGVLADTLRQAGEIGLIVLGMALVMIVGGIDLSVGSMFALTNFCALMLMHVLKWPVAFAVLGTLLCGACLGAINGLLIGYLRLRAFLTTLITLIIFRSVYEILSMQYSTEIAGNLPDSEVWNFLGDGTFLGLPTVAWVYAVAAIGGHLLLTRLRLGWHIMAIGGSRRSAYNGGIAVRRTVALCYVGCGILTGAGGCFFASRLATAGADIGVGMEVLVLTAAVLGGISVGGGRGSVTKAMVGTLLVLLITNGLTSMSAPGGVIRMVLAAILVLAAVIDVRWLKNRQRIISKVYISPTYHKLGDAPDCSEEAAGRYALNNKLRDVTLIGLGRIEAPEDVILDREDNLYAGSRHGDIIRFFSPDYERMEIFAHIGGQPLGMAFDREDNLYVCVGGMGLYRVTPQQKVERVTDETNRSWSSINDDSRLRLADDLDIADDGRVFFSEATVRYEMDEWPVDGLEARGNGRIVCYDPRDNSTRTVLRDLKFPNGIAIASDGQSILFAETWGCCVKRYWFDGPKSGQVEMVIADLPGYPDNINLASDGNYWLALVGMRSPAYDLAMRMPGFRKRMASRLPVDEWLFPNINTGCVLKFSEAGEVLETLWDLGGENHPMITSMREHKGHLYLGGISNNRIGRYTLPGADPNFNQYERRWRAA, encoded by the coding sequence ATGAATGAAACACTGACGCGGCTGCGCTACCGCTATTGGCCCGACCACTGGGTCGGCGAGATCCTGTCCAAGCGATGGACCGAGACCGCCATCCCGGTGCTGCTGCTCATCGTCGTCGTCATCGCCTCCGGGCGATTGATCGGCAACTTCTACACGCCGGGCGTGCTGGCCGACACCTTGCGACAGGCCGGTGAAATCGGCTTGATCGTGCTGGGCATGGCGCTGGTAATGATCGTCGGCGGCATCGATCTGTCGGTCGGGTCGATGTTCGCGCTGACCAATTTTTGCGCGCTCATGCTGATGCACGTGCTCAAGTGGCCGGTGGCTTTCGCGGTCCTCGGCACGCTGCTGTGCGGCGCCTGTCTGGGCGCCATCAACGGCTTGCTGATCGGCTACCTGCGGCTTCGTGCGTTTCTCACCACGCTCATCACGCTGATCATCTTCAGGTCGGTGTATGAGATTCTGAGCATGCAGTATTCGACCGAGATCGCCGGCAATCTGCCCGATTCGGAAGTCTGGAATTTTCTGGGCGACGGCACTTTTCTCGGGCTGCCGACGGTGGCTTGGGTCTATGCCGTCGCGGCCATCGGCGGGCACTTGCTGCTGACCCGGCTGCGCCTCGGCTGGCACATCATGGCCATTGGTGGCTCGCGCCGGTCGGCCTACAACGGTGGCATCGCGGTGCGGCGCACGGTGGCGCTGTGCTATGTGGGCTGCGGCATTCTTACCGGCGCGGGCGGTTGCTTCTTCGCATCGAGACTCGCCACGGCGGGCGCCGACATCGGCGTCGGCATGGAAGTTCTGGTGCTGACGGCGGCGGTGCTCGGCGGCATCAGCGTGGGCGGCGGTCGCGGCTCGGTCACCAAAGCGATGGTCGGCACGCTACTGGTGCTGCTGATTACCAACGGGCTGACCTCGATGTCGGCGCCTGGCGGCGTCATCCGCATGGTGCTGGCGGCCATCCTGGTGCTGGCTGCGGTGATCGATGTGCGCTGGCTGAAGAACCGACAGCGCATCATCAGCAAGGTCTACATCAGCCCGACTTATCACAAGCTCGGCGACGCGCCGGACTGCAGCGAGGAGGCCGCAGGCCGCTATGCGCTGAACAACAAGCTGCGTGACGTGACGCTGATTGGACTCGGACGCATCGAGGCGCCCGAAGACGTCATCCTCGACCGCGAAGACAACCTCTACGCGGGCTCCCGGCACGGCGACATCATCCGTTTCTTCTCGCCTGACTACGAGCGCATGGAAATCTTCGCGCACATCGGCGGCCAGCCGCTCGGCATGGCTTTCGACCGCGAAGACAACCTCTATGTGTGCGTCGGCGGCATGGGCTTGTATCGCGTTACGCCACAGCAAAAGGTCGAGCGCGTCACCGACGAAACAAACCGCAGTTGGAGCTCGATCAACGACGACAGCCGGCTGCGGCTGGCCGACGATCTCGACATCGCCGATGACGGCCGCGTGTTCTTCAGCGAAGCCACGGTGCGCTACGAAATGGACGAGTGGCCGGTCGATGGTCTGGAGGCGCGTGGCAACGGTCGCATCGTGTGCTACGACCCACGCGACAACTCGACGCGCACGGTGTTGCGCGACCTCAAGTTCCCCAACGGCATCGCCATCGCGAGCGACGGGCAGTCGATCCTGTTCGCAGAAACCTGGGGCTGCTGCGTCAAGCGCTACTGGTTCGACGGACCGAAGAGCGGGCAAGTCGAGATGGTCATTGCCGACCTGCCAGGCTACCCCGACAACATCAACCTGGCATCCGACGGCAACTACTGGCTGGCGCTGGTCGGCATGCGTTCCCCGGCGTACGACCTTGCCATGCGCATGCCGGGCTTTCGCAAGCGCATGGCGTCGCGGCTGCCAGTCGACGAATGGCTTTTTCCCAACATCAACACCGGCTGCGTGCTCAAGTTCAGCGAGGCCGGCGAGGTGCTCGAAACGCTGTGGGACCTGGGCGGCGAGAACCATCCCATGATCACTTCGATGCGCGAGCACAAGGGCCATCTTTACCTCGGCGGCATTTCCAACAATCGCATCGGCCGCTACACGCTGCCCGGGGCCGACCCCAACTTCAACCAGTACGAGCGCCGCTGGAGGGCTGCCTGA
- a CDS encoding sugar ABC transporter ATP-binding protein, translating into MTDLINAAEAAAVAAASAPSAAEDIVLELRAATKKYAGVPAIEDVSFTLRRGEIHALLGENGAGKSTLTKVMAGVVPLSGGQMLVEGQPVELRTPLEARHRGIAMVFQETSLVPTMTVAQNLYLGQEAFYNRLRGVYISAQQFLQSLNFDVDPTATVGMLGAAKKQMVEIARAVLHQARIIIFDEPTASLTPEEKKYFFDLIFNLKARGVSIIFISHALEEALLLADRITVLRDGHHVVTDDKKNFDRTRIVQAMVGRDLSQTLYGQKKTTVRPRGECLLSVRNLRMASMVKNNSLSVFAGQITGVFGLVGAGRTETFKVVAGLIKRDFFHGGEVLLRGKPVRYKVARSAVRDGIAYITEDRKIEGFFETMSISQNIYMGWLGKLGSAFGVVSGAKAKAVGEHWIKLLNVRAISKDVKVIELSGGNQQKVVIAKSLVQDPDIIIFDEPTRGVDVGAIAEIHAEINRLADAGKAVVVISSYLPEVLALSDRILVAKQGKVVTEFSAIEATQEKIMYAAIH; encoded by the coding sequence ATGACCGACTTGATCAACGCTGCAGAGGCTGCCGCTGTGGCCGCCGCATCCGCACCTTCCGCCGCCGAAGACATCGTTCTCGAACTGCGCGCCGCCACCAAGAAATATGCCGGCGTACCCGCCATCGAAGACGTGTCGTTCACGCTGCGGCGGGGCGAGATCCATGCGCTGCTCGGCGAGAACGGCGCCGGCAAGTCGACGCTGACCAAGGTGATGGCCGGCGTGGTGCCGCTGTCGGGCGGGCAGATGCTGGTGGAAGGGCAACCGGTCGAGTTGCGCACGCCACTCGAAGCGCGGCATCGCGGCATCGCGATGGTGTTCCAGGAGACGAGCCTGGTGCCGACGATGACGGTCGCACAGAACCTCTATCTGGGGCAAGAGGCTTTCTACAACCGCCTGCGCGGCGTCTACATCTCGGCGCAGCAGTTCCTGCAGTCGCTCAACTTCGACGTCGATCCGACCGCGACGGTCGGCATGCTCGGCGCGGCCAAGAAGCAGATGGTGGAGATCGCCCGCGCGGTGCTGCACCAGGCCCGCATCATCATCTTCGACGAGCCGACCGCCAGCCTGACACCGGAAGAAAAGAAGTACTTCTTCGACCTGATCTTCAACTTGAAAGCGCGCGGCGTTTCGATCATCTTCATTTCGCACGCACTCGAGGAGGCGCTGCTGCTGGCCGACCGCATCACCGTGCTGCGCGACGGCCATCACGTGGTGACCGACGACAAGAAGAATTTCGACCGCACGCGCATCGTGCAGGCGATGGTCGGGCGTGACCTGTCGCAAACGCTCTATGGCCAGAAGAAGACGACGGTGCGGCCACGTGGCGAATGCCTGCTGTCGGTGCGCAATCTGCGCATGGCGTCGATGGTCAAGAACAACTCGCTGTCGGTCTTCGCGGGCCAGATTACCGGCGTATTCGGGCTCGTCGGTGCCGGCCGTACAGAAACCTTCAAGGTGGTGGCCGGGCTCATCAAGCGCGATTTCTTCCACGGCGGCGAGGTGCTGCTGCGCGGCAAGCCGGTGCGTTACAAGGTCGCGCGATCGGCGGTGCGCGACGGCATTGCCTACATCACCGAAGACCGAAAGATCGAAGGCTTCTTCGAGACCATGTCGATCTCGCAAAACATCTACATGGGCTGGCTGGGAAAGCTCGGCAGCGCTTTCGGCGTGGTGTCGGGTGCCAAGGCCAAGGCGGTGGGGGAGCACTGGATCAAGCTCTTGAATGTGCGCGCGATCAGCAAGGACGTGAAGGTAATCGAACTCTCCGGCGGCAACCAGCAGAAGGTGGTGATCGCCAAGTCGCTGGTGCAGGACCCCGACATCATCATCTTCGACGAGCCGACCCGCGGCGTCGACGTGGGCGCCATCGCCGAGATCCATGCAGAGATCAACCGGCTGGCCGACGCCGGCAAGGCTGTGGTGGTGATCTCGTCCTACTTGCCCGAGGTGCTGGCGTTGTCGGACCGCATCCTGGTCGCCAAGCAGGGCAAGGTGGTGACGGAGTTTTCGGCGATCGAGGCGACGCAGGAAAAGATCATGTACGCGGCGATCCACTGA
- a CDS encoding AMP-binding protein: MGTELADSPWRTDRERQQPRSAKRDAVLTAAARLFTHRGFQGTSLDDIAQSLGVTKPTLYHYVANKEEILFECVRRGLGALRACIDEATERGLAGRERLRAAMENYAGIVTSDFGLCVIRIGEDPLSEPRRRELRALKGEIDVEFRTLIEAGMAEGWIAAGDAAMAAYTVVGALSGVGRWYRPENRAAHNLEDAVRHCIEMLMRGVLSAPSQNSAAVPSRAQPGPWGETMSEMRREVHFGNRVVRCFTPRRVHVAQLLADVLAARPDAEALVIGPLRLSWRGLHHAVCKCAAGLKQRGIGPGDRVALFMDNSAEFVIVVYACAWLGAVAVPISSRARAAEIEYSLNDAEAIALVCSRHLAEFVPAPVALRSLQHRFVVGGTREGFELFSDLMQAQPLVQPHDSAEDDLAVLLYTSGTTGKPKGAMLSHLNIVHSVMHFVQAMGLGPDDRSVVAVPLSHVTGLVAELYTMLHAQGCVVLMPPFKSSEFVRLASEERMTHTIMVPAMYNLCLLLPNLQEHDLHHWRIGAFGGAPMPSASIEAMAERLPNLTLMNAYGSTETCSPATIMPPGQTSQHRDSVGLAVACGEISIVDDDGNEVPRGEAGEIWIAGPMVSQGYWRNEAATASEFKGGYWRSGDIGSMDAEGFVRILDRKKDVINRGGYKIFCAAAENTITEHPEVIEVALVGVPCAVLGERVHAFVCVRQLDASTQAAALQAFSTERLSDYAVPETWTIGTEPLPRNLNGKVMKRALRDSLHVAMT; encoded by the coding sequence ATGGGTACTGAGCTCGCGGATTCGCCTTGGCGGACCGACCGTGAAAGGCAGCAGCCACGCAGCGCCAAGCGCGACGCCGTGCTCACCGCGGCAGCACGCCTGTTCACGCACCGCGGCTTTCAGGGCACCTCGCTCGACGACATCGCGCAAAGCCTCGGTGTCACCAAGCCAACCCTGTATCACTACGTCGCGAACAAGGAAGAGATCCTCTTCGAATGCGTGCGCCGCGGTCTGGGTGCGCTGCGGGCCTGCATCGACGAAGCGACCGAGCGCGGCCTCGCGGGTCGCGAGCGGCTCCGCGCCGCGATGGAAAACTACGCCGGCATCGTGACCAGCGACTTCGGCCTTTGTGTGATCCGCATCGGCGAAGACCCGCTGTCGGAGCCGCGCCGACGCGAGCTGCGTGCGCTCAAGGGCGAGATCGATGTCGAGTTCCGCACGCTGATCGAGGCCGGCATGGCCGAAGGCTGGATCGCCGCCGGCGATGCAGCTATGGCGGCCTACACGGTGGTTGGCGCATTGAGCGGCGTGGGCCGTTGGTACCGGCCAGAGAACCGCGCTGCCCACAACCTCGAAGACGCGGTGCGCCATTGCATCGAAATGCTCATGCGGGGCGTGCTGAGCGCGCCGTCGCAGAACAGCGCTGCGGTGCCGTCGCGCGCGCAACCGGGCCCCTGGGGAGAAACCATGTCGGAGATGCGTCGCGAAGTTCATTTTGGCAACCGCGTGGTGCGCTGCTTCACGCCGCGCCGCGTGCATGTGGCGCAGTTGCTGGCCGACGTGCTCGCGGCACGCCCCGATGCCGAGGCGTTGGTCATCGGGCCGCTGCGGCTCAGCTGGCGCGGGTTGCATCACGCAGTCTGCAAGTGCGCGGCCGGCCTCAAGCAAAGAGGCATCGGCCCGGGCGACCGAGTGGCGCTGTTCATGGACAACAGCGCCGAGTTCGTGATCGTCGTCTATGCCTGTGCATGGTTGGGCGCGGTGGCCGTGCCCATCAGCTCGCGAGCCCGTGCCGCCGAGATCGAATATTCGCTCAACGATGCAGAGGCGATCGCGCTGGTGTGCAGCCGGCACCTCGCTGAATTCGTGCCGGCACCGGTGGCCCTGCGGTCACTGCAGCACCGCTTCGTGGTCGGTGGAACCAGGGAAGGGTTCGAGCTCTTCAGCGATCTCATGCAGGCGCAGCCGCTCGTGCAACCCCACGACAGCGCCGAAGACGATCTGGCCGTGTTGCTCTACACCTCGGGCACCACCGGCAAGCCGAAGGGCGCGATGCTGAGTCACCTCAACATCGTGCATTCGGTGATGCACTTCGTGCAGGCCATGGGACTCGGGCCTGACGACCGCAGCGTGGTCGCGGTGCCGCTGAGCCATGTCACTGGTCTCGTGGCCGAGCTGTACACCATGCTCCATGCGCAGGGCTGCGTCGTCCTCATGCCGCCCTTCAAGTCCAGCGAGTTCGTGCGCCTCGCGTCCGAAGAGCGCATGACTCACACGATCATGGTGCCGGCCATGTACAACCTGTGCCTGTTGCTGCCAAACCTGCAGGAGCACGACCTGCATCACTGGCGCATCGGCGCCTTCGGCGGCGCGCCCATGCCTTCCGCCAGCATCGAGGCGATGGCCGAGCGCCTGCCCAACCTCACGCTGATGAACGCCTACGGGTCGACCGAGACCTGTTCACCGGCGACCATCATGCCGCCCGGCCAGACATCGCAGCATCGAGACAGTGTCGGCCTGGCTGTGGCGTGTGGCGAGATCAGCATCGTCGATGACGACGGCAATGAAGTGCCACGCGGCGAGGCCGGCGAGATATGGATCGCCGGCCCGATGGTGTCGCAGGGCTACTGGCGCAACGAGGCCGCCACCGCCAGCGAATTCAAGGGCGGCTACTGGCGCTCCGGCGACATCGGCAGCATGGATGCCGAAGGCTTCGTGCGCATCCTCGATCGCAAGAAGGACGTCATCAACCGTGGTGGCTACAAGATCTTTTGCGCTGCTGCCGAGAACACGATCACCGAGCACCCGGAGGTGATCGAGGTCGCTCTGGTCGGCGTGCCGTGCGCCGTGCTCGGCGAGCGCGTGCATGCCTTCGTTTGCGTGCGGCAACTGGATGCGTCGACACAGGCCGCGGCACTGCAGGCTTTCAGCACCGAGCGCCTTTCCGACTACGCCGTGCCGGAAACCTGGACCATCGGCACCGAGCCGCTGCCACGCAACCTGAACGGCAAGGTCATGAAGCGTGCGCTGCGCGATTCGTTGCATGTCGCCATGACCTGA
- a CDS encoding ABC transporter permease, with amino-acid sequence MKKIHISQQSIVFVLFVLMFLGFALLLPGFAQVDNLLTLLQNVAILGILGLGMSVVVIGRGIDISMIAALAVPSGLLLQLMQNGMTLPAACALAVGLSLAFGLVNGWLIAYAEVPSLFTTLASGLFLAGLGQAFFFQLEVVQWPSNMDSIAWMGRGTFAGLPMPVVMFGIAAAGLALFLKRLRAGAFIYAIGDNPFGARATGLPTRPIVVLQYVMAALIGVFAGIVMAASVNSMPTRIFNSTMIYDVVLVVVLGGIGLSGGRGGVLNVIIGTLLIGTMLNGMTILDISYSVQNIVKGVVLLVAILVDSAFNPRNEETAQQGDI; translated from the coding sequence ATGAAAAAAATCCACATCTCGCAGCAGAGCATCGTCTTCGTACTGTTCGTGCTGATGTTCCTCGGCTTCGCGCTGCTGTTGCCCGGCTTCGCGCAGGTCGACAACCTGCTCACGCTGCTGCAGAACGTCGCCATCCTCGGCATCCTGGGGCTCGGTATGTCGGTGGTCGTGATCGGACGTGGCATCGATATCTCGATGATCGCGGCGCTCGCGGTGCCGTCGGGGCTGCTGCTGCAGCTGATGCAAAACGGCATGACCTTGCCTGCCGCCTGCGCACTGGCCGTCGGGTTGTCGCTGGCGTTCGGGCTGGTCAACGGCTGGCTCATCGCGTATGCCGAAGTGCCGTCGCTCTTCACCACGCTGGCATCGGGCTTGTTTCTCGCGGGGTTGGGCCAGGCGTTCTTCTTTCAACTCGAAGTGGTGCAATGGCCGAGCAATATGGACTCGATCGCCTGGATGGGGCGTGGCACGTTCGCCGGCCTGCCGATGCCGGTCGTCATGTTCGGCATCGCTGCGGCGGGGCTCGCACTGTTTTTGAAACGGCTGCGCGCGGGCGCCTTCATCTACGCCATCGGCGATAACCCTTTCGGCGCGCGCGCTACCGGCTTGCCGACCCGACCGATCGTCGTGCTGCAGTACGTCATGGCCGCTTTGATCGGGGTCTTCGCCGGCATCGTGATGGCGGCTTCGGTCAACAGCATGCCGACGCGCATCTTCAACTCGACCATGATCTACGACGTGGTGCTGGTGGTGGTGCTGGGCGGCATCGGACTTTCCGGCGGCCGCGGTGGTGTGCTCAATGTGATCATCGGCACGCTGCTCATCGGAACCATGCTGAATGGCATGACGATCCTCGACATCTCCTATTCGGTACAGAACATCGTCAAGGGCGTGGTGCTGCTGGTCGCCATCCTGGTCGACTCGGCCTTCAATCCGCGCAACGAGGAGACCGCCCAGCAGGGCGACATCTGA
- a CDS encoding SET domain-containing protein has product MNQIDLTALSLPGVEVHDSGVHGLGAFASQDLPVGTKLGQYAGRRYSAEQAEAVDWDSSLTYLFGLSDGTLIDGADGGNATRHLNHACEPNCEAVEVQRKGRRIVLEVRTIKPVRAGDELFIDYALTVDESEPRTGYPCYCKSAGCRGTLLGPV; this is encoded by the coding sequence ATGAATCAGATCGATCTCACCGCCCTCTCACTCCCCGGCGTGGAAGTCCATGACAGCGGCGTTCACGGACTCGGCGCCTTCGCATCGCAAGACTTGCCAGTCGGCACCAAACTGGGCCAGTACGCGGGCCGCCGCTACAGCGCCGAACAGGCCGAGGCGGTGGACTGGGACTCCAGCCTCACCTATCTCTTCGGCCTCTCGGACGGCACGCTGATCGACGGCGCCGATGGCGGCAACGCGACGCGGCACCTCAACCATGCATGCGAGCCCAACTGCGAGGCGGTCGAGGTCCAGCGAAAGGGGCGCCGTATCGTGCTCGAAGTGCGCACCATCAAGCCGGTGCGTGCGGGCGACGAACTCTTCATCGACTACGCGCTCACCGTCGATGAGTCGGAGCCCCGCACGGGCTACCCGTGCTACTGCAAATCGGCGGGGTGCCGCGGCACGCTGCTCGGGCCGGTCTGA